From Candidatus Eisenbacteria bacterium:
GCGACTGGCTGCTGCGCGCCTTCGGCGGGCGCACCGAGGCCGTGGCGAAGCACTTCGTCGCCGTCTCGACGAACGCCGAGAAGGTGTCCGAGTTCGGTATCGACACGGCCAACATGTTCGGCTTCTGGGACTGGGTCGGCGGGCGCTACTCGATGGACTCGCCGATCGGGCTCTCGACCATGCTCGCGATCGGTCCCGCCGGCTTCCGCGACATGCTCGGCGGGTTCCACGACATGGATGAGCACTTCCGCACCGCGCCGTTCGAGCGCAACCTGCCGGTGCTGATGGGCGTCCTCGGCGTCTGGTACGCCGACTTCTTCGGCGCCGAGACGGTCGCGGTCCTGCCGTACGAGCAGTACCTGAAGCGCTTTCCGGCCTACCTCCAGCAGCTCACGATGGAGAGCAACGGCAAGCACGTGACGCTCGACGGGACGCGGGTGGACTATGCGACCGGCCCCATCTACTGGGGCGAGCCCGGAACCAACGGACAGCACTCGTTCTACCAGCTGATCCACCAGGGCACGCGCCTCATCCCCGCCGACTTCATCGCGTTCGTCCACTCGCTCAATCCGCTCGGCCGCCATCACGACATGCTGCTGGCGAACGTCTTCGCGCAGACCGAGGCGCTGGCCTTCGGCAAGACGCCCGAGCAGGTGAAGGCCGAGGGCACGCCGGATCGCCTGGTCCCGCATCGCGTGTTCGAGGGCAATCGCCCGTCGAACACGATCCTCGCCGAGCGCCTGACGCCGGCGACGCTCGGCAAGCTCGTGGCCCTCTACGAGCACAGCGTCTTCACACAGGGCACGATCTGGAGCATCGACTCGTTCGATCAGTGGGGCGTCGAGCTGGGCAAGGTGCTCGCCCAGCGCATCATCGCGGAGATCGAGAGCAAGGCGGAGCCCGCGCTCGCCCACGACGGCTCGACGAACAGCTTGATCCGTCGCTACCGCAAGCTGAGGGATGCGTGATGGAGGTCCTCGTGCTCGCGGACGCGGAGGCGGTGGCGCGGCGGGCCGCGGAGCTGATCGCCGCCGACGCCCGCGCGGCGGTGACGGCGCGCGGCCGCTTCGCGCTCGCGGTGAGCGGAGGCCACACGCCGTGGCAAATGCTCCGGGCCCTCGCCGACGAGGACGTCCCCTGGAATGCGGTGCACCTCTTCCAGGTGGACGAGCGGGTAGCGCCCGCCGGCGATCCCGATCGGAACCTGACGCACATCCGCGAGAGCCTGCTGGCGAAGGTGCAGCTTCGGCCCGACCAGCTCCACGCGATGGCGGTCGAAGAGACGGACCTCACCGCGGCCGCTGCACACTATGCCCGCGAGCTCGTTGCGGTCGCCGGCGCGCCGCCGACGCTGGACCTCGTCCACCTCGGGCTCGGGCCCGACGGCCACACAGCGTCGCTCGTGCCCGCCGATCCGGCGCTCGACGTGGCCGATGCCGACGTCACGCTCTCCGGTCCCTACCAGGGCCGGCGTCGCATGACGCTCACCTATCCCGTCCTCGACCGCGCCCGACGCATCCTCTGGGTCGTCACGGGAGCGGAGAAGGTGGAGATGCTGCGACGCCTGCGCGCCGGCGACCGGACCATCCCCGCCGGGCGGGTCTCCGCCGAGCGTGCCACGGTCCTCGCCGATGCGGCGGCGGCCGGGCAGTCGCGCTGAAGGAGTCGACGATGGCCGATCTCGATACCCTGTGCATCAACACCATCCGCACGCTCTCGATCGACGCCGTGCAGGCCGCGAACTCCGGGCATCCCGGGACGCC
This genomic window contains:
- the pgi gene encoding glucose-6-phosphate isomerase; translated protein: DWLLRAFGGRTEAVAKHFVAVSTNAEKVSEFGIDTANMFGFWDWVGGRYSMDSPIGLSTMLAIGPAGFRDMLGGFHDMDEHFRTAPFERNLPVLMGVLGVWYADFFGAETVAVLPYEQYLKRFPAYLQQLTMESNGKHVTLDGTRVDYATGPIYWGEPGTNGQHSFYQLIHQGTRLIPADFIAFVHSLNPLGRHHDMLLANVFAQTEALAFGKTPEQVKAEGTPDRLVPHRVFEGNRPSNTILAERLTPATLGKLVALYEHSVFTQGTIWSIDSFDQWGVELGKVLAQRIIAEIESKAEPALAHDGSTNSLIRRYRKLRDA
- the pgl gene encoding 6-phosphogluconolactonase, which codes for MEVLVLADAEAVARRAAELIAADARAAVTARGRFALAVSGGHTPWQMLRALADEDVPWNAVHLFQVDERVAPAGDPDRNLTHIRESLLAKVQLRPDQLHAMAVEETDLTAAAAHYARELVAVAGAPPTLDLVHLGLGPDGHTASLVPADPALDVADADVTLSGPYQGRRRMTLTYPVLDRARRILWVVTGAEKVEMLRRLRAGDRTIPAGRVSAERATVLADAAAAGQSR